gaaACGATTATAAAAGTTTTAAcaaaatttgttggctgaaagacctcagtgttggtgtgtcagagagaggatgtgcagcgcaGTTCATAACGCCACTCAGTTTTgtgttaattctctcctttgctacgattatgtccagagtgtgccccataacAGAGCCTGCCCATTCTATTCAGCTTGTTGACTCGGTGGGCCTCTCGTTGAGGTGACTtcaccagcccagcataccatGTTGTAGAAAAAAGAtaacacacaccacacactacTCTAGTAGTCTTctgaggaaaaagagcctgctctgccctttcttgtatagtttctctgtgttacaagaccagtccaagcAGACCCCCtaaatacttgtaggagtggaccggCTCTGCACCCAATCCCTGAATACTGGCCAGGTGTAGAGGCTCTTTGGAACAGCGAAAGTCAATTACCAATTCCTTGTTGTTATAATGTTAAAAAGGCACACACAGTTTTCTTTGCACCAAGGAACAAAATTTTTCAATTGGATTCCTCTCCTCcgtctcaccccccccccccccccctcccttaTCCAAAcatggtcctggggaccccctgtggctgcagtttttgttccaaccagcttctgtttttaattggacttctgggctaattcagtgaactgttatttcccagattctgtgttttgggaacattaTAGAAACTAAAAACTAAGGGtgcatttttcttcctttttaacattctcattctacttttccaggtgctcTAATTGTTTAAtctattattttctaattagtgggtctgatgctaaagtagttgcagcctttcatgattcagtgttttcctgggtgtctgctctgctcgtttttaattgtcattattaagatacaatgagtgaagcaaactgcacagagggTAAAATCTAATGAAATTggcaaaaaaaaccaaatctaTAGCAAATTAGAAActtctaaaatgtataaaaaaaaaaaaatcatgctgcagtgcttttctgaatctatctatatacatacacagtgtatatatatatatatatatatatatatatatatatatatatagcatagtttactgtcaattaatgcaaagagtacgcaacacgtgttttgccctcatttgggcttatcaggcgtacacactctactgctcccctctcggggattgAGCCTCGGACATCAGCATCGGaaacgaagcccctttacgctgcgccatggcatgtggttagtttatttgacagcctgtaggtccagaGCAAttacattcatagtctgagtctcgacgaaacacgtgttgcgtactctttgcattatttgacagtaaactgtgcaacattccatgatctgcttctcgcaactgaaagaggacaccgtggtggatgtttaccaaatggcagaccaaccacaagcgttacctggtaggtaaccgccCAGACAATTGAGGTCATCAAGACTCAGActacaaataatatatatatatatatatatatatatatatatatatatatatatatatatatatatatatatatatatatatatatatatatatatatatatatatagatatagatagatagatagagatagatagatagataatcacaGACGGCCAGGACacctcttcactgtatggatcaggggagcaagcctggtcagaatAGTACCTCctcccaggacactagatggcacccCTCCTGGGTTGCAGCAATGCCTAGGACTCCCACAAGGCTTCATGGGAGCCACCAGTGGGTGCCGTAGCTGCTGCCAAGCCCTGCAGAGCAGCtgttccgccacacctggaagtactgcCAGAATTAAGtcttcaagcacctggagcacttccgggtacattataaaaggagccagcagccaccactccgggagccagagttgggagaagaagcttgctggagaggagtagtggagaaagaaaagagaatgaaaagaatTGTGTGGTACTGTGCTTGTAGGATGGTGTTGTGTACTCATGGGAACGGAGAAGATGTTCTCCACgagagcagaaaaacaaaaataaaataaaagccctgcgtctgtctgtgtcagggatggccatatatatatatatatattaataaaagtcagtgtgtgtatgtacagtatgcatgtatgttccagcatcacatcTGAACAGCTGCAGTGATTTTCACAAAACTTGGTACAAGTCTCTCATTGGTCAACTCCAAACAccgtagggtgaaatcagccctaacccaccccctgctgggtagggtggggggtgatcttacggtcttgtatgcatgttatcatccagctaACACttggaacaaccaccagagggcgaactggcaGTGACTGCCAGCCTTCTTTATGTTTGAGTGCCCCCGTTGCTTTTGATATTAAATACAGTTGGCcggttccaagtgtcaactggatggtaacatacatacaagaccgtaaGACAAGCAcactagtgagtcttcattgtttgttaatttttaaagttgtattatatatttttctcaaacaattttatataaaaaacactattttcctcgcgggcaacgctgggtatttcagctagtatagaATTAGAGGAGGAGAGGGGGgggggaaacacacacacacacaaccagccAATTAAATTTGATCAGTGTTAGAAAATTGTTGTCACGGATtatgaagctggttggaacaaaaacctacaggcACAGTGGGTCCCCACAACTGAGTTTGGGAGTTCCTGCCTTCATCAATACACCCCAgaagtgtagaatcatctgagaatttccacAAGTGATGTGACCCGGTGATCATCGCTAACATCAGGCCTGCGTGTGAAGCACAGTAACAtgcaagaagaaggaggaggagaagaagaagaaaaaaaaaaaagcttactttGTCATCCAGTCCTTGGATATGAAGTGTAATGGACTTGGCCTTCTTGTTTGAGCTGTTAATGAAAAAATGCTGCTTCATCTTCCTTTTGGGGGGCTCTGGGGTTCTGAGAGAGTCAGCAGTAGGtgaatttaaaatattgtacACTTCCTTTGCTAATAATGGAATTTCCTCAATGGTGTCAGTTCTGAGAATACAAAAATCAGAAGATAAACAGCAACATTATATTTAAGCAGTCAGTGACATACCAAAATTGAAATGGCTATTgaaaaacatatgcaaaaaagTACAAGtatcacaaaacataaaactTACTGTTCAGTCAGCTTCTCTAGGCTCACCATCATTCCCAATTCGTTTTTCATTTGTTCTCGGCTAGAATGAAACTCAGCCAGGTATCTGAGCGCCTGGTAAAGAAATGATATTAAGTAGGCCGCATCATCTCTGTTAGACTAAAGCATGCAGTATATTTTTGGTTCGTTAAAGATGCACTTATTGTATTCTAACATGACTTCATCCTCAAATACGTGAGTGTGTACCTCCTGCCCTACTGTGGTAAAAGGCACAGCACTTAAAAGGAGAAGTGTTACGACAAAAACGTAATCCAAATATtctcctcctcattcattggtcaagagtctcattttcaattcaaaagtgcaGTATTATGGGAATGTGTTTCTCCATGTATGATGTGTGGCAATTTTTACAGAAGTAACCATTTGATAGTTTGGCAAAATAAGCGTCTGCGTCTTACCCTGGATAAATGACATGAAGATTATGTGACATCACACAAGACTTTTCACATCATTTGTCGTTGTACAGAACTGGTGACCACCAAGTTCTGTTATGTGATAAAGTTTTCTTTCCAGTCACATGAAAGCTTGAGATTcgaacccccccaacccccccccccccccaaataccACTACACAGGATAAAGTAACAAagaaatcatttttgggtggtgtACTCCTTTAAGTGGACTGGAAAATGCATGCACGGACTTTCTTCCCCCTTATATACTGAACTTTTCCTAAGGTTAGGATATTTTTCCAGTTAATCCAGCACTTAAATTAATTCCACCCAGTGAcagaagtttattaaaaaaaatatatatataaaaaaaattcaaaacacaagAACGAACAAAAGCTTCAATATCACAGCTGACATATGCATTCTCACATATTTTACAAGTGCTATTCCAAGAATGCTTAGGACTCAAAATATTTATCTCATGAAAATAATGTGATGGTTGACTCTTCATGCCTTTCgatgcagaaaagaaaaattaaaaattctgtttttaagaTACAGAGAGTaagttagatagacagacatatgaaaggcactatatgatagatagcgtagttggcaggattagatagacagacagctaTCTAGATCTATATAATCTGGTGCTTGACCATTTCTTACCGACatctcaaaaatattttcttttacatctaTAAACTCTGAACCCACAaatgtcatgtgaaaagacaatttattaacatccatccatccattatccaacccgttatatccgaACTacggggtcatgggggtctgctggagccaatcccagccaacacagggtgcaaggcaggaaacaaaccaccgggcagggtgccagcccaccacaggacacacacaaacacaaacccacacacacacactagggccaatttagaattgccaatacacctaacctgcatgtctttggactgtgggaggaaacccacgcagaaacggagagaacatgcaaactccacacagggaggacctgggaagtgaacccgggtttcctaactgcgaggcagcagcgctacccactgcgccaccgtgccgccctggggattaacaaagtatattaaattaaaaaaaaaaaaacaaaaaaaaaacagcaccatCCACAGAATCCTGTcacatttaatatgcacatacCTGCAAGGCACAGTACACCACCTGAAAGTCTTGGTGGTCTAGGAATAAAACCAGGCCTGAAAGACATGCTTTATCTTGAAGAATACTTTCTTGGTTGTGGGGCTTTGACGCCAAGTCTCTCAGTTGTGTCACAACAGTCAATGCGTCCATCATCTTGACAACGTCTCACCGAAGACTGCAGCTTGATAGAGGAGGTCAAAAGAACAACAATCAGTTACGACTCTGGCTAATTTTCCATAGTATTCACAATTTCACAGTGTAGCcataaacaggacaaactttcacATCTAGTTTGACAGCTTGCCCCGTTTTACCagccacaaataaaaaaataaataaaaatcacgagtgatctcccctagactttctcgtatacatataAGGATGGATATCTGATGAGTaaactgattatatttttatgtacattaaagaaccataaacaacaaatcaaactaataatatattgaacaattattataaagtaaagttgaataaatcggactctgcagctacatgaatagatagatact
The sequence above is drawn from the Erpetoichthys calabaricus chromosome 15, fErpCal1.3, whole genome shotgun sequence genome and encodes:
- the armc1l gene encoding armadillo repeat containing 1, like isoform X1, with the protein product MMDALTVVTQLRDLASKPHNQESILQDKACLSGLVLFLDHQDFQVVYCALQALRYLAEFHSSREQMKNELGMMVSLEKLTEQTDTIEEIPLLAKEVYNILNSPTADSLRTPEPPKRKMKQHFFINSSNKKAKSITLHIQGLDDKNHRGLCEEALLKVKGVISFTFQMALKRCTVRIRSDLPTECLGEAIAATKVLKAHQVVKNETGEEVYVPFGPAHAIIEENSFLPDYLPEEESPEKEVTTALARTGAKQEGAGGGGWLNAATNFLTKTFYW
- the armc1l gene encoding armadillo repeat containing 1, like isoform X2, producing MMDALTVVTQLRDLASKPHNQESILQDKACLSGLVLFLDHQDFQVVYCALQALRYLAEFHSSREQMKNELGMMVSLEKLTEQTDTIEEIPLLAKEVYNILNSPTADSLRTPEPPKRKMKQHFFINSSNKKAKSITLHIQGLDDKNHRGLCEEALLKVKGVISFTFQMALKRCTVRIRSDLPTEVYVPFGPAHAIIEENSFLPDYLPEEESPEKEVTTALARTGAKQEGAGGGGWLNAATNFLTKTFYW